In one Gemmatimonadota bacterium genomic region, the following are encoded:
- a CDS encoding heme o synthase: MNGGHGMNRDGAVSVPREREHSLASDLLALTKPRIISLLLVTTVAAMYVAGTPSGWLVLTVLVGGYLMAGGAHAVNMYLDRDIDAHMPRTKLRPIPSGRMAPRAVLAFGILLATTATFLLARYANLITAALALLGFYGYVFLYTHWLKRRTPQNIVIGGAAGAIPPLVGYAAVTGTLDLTAWTLFLIVFYWTPPHFWALALLKKRDYGAAGVPMAPLIWGEKHTKDQMLWYLGIMVALSVLPFCTGAFGLFYLVSALVVAAPLAYGIIKIRWGKGRDDSTATERFVFMYSLLYLALLYVAMVVDLHVFR; the protein is encoded by the coding sequence GTGAACGGCGGTCATGGAATGAATCGCGACGGAGCGGTTTCCGTGCCACGCGAGCGCGAACACTCGCTCGCATCGGATCTTCTCGCACTCACCAAGCCGCGGATCATTTCGCTGCTTCTCGTCACGACCGTCGCGGCGATGTATGTCGCCGGAACGCCGAGCGGGTGGCTCGTGCTCACGGTACTCGTCGGGGGATATCTGATGGCCGGCGGCGCGCACGCGGTGAACATGTATCTGGACCGCGACATCGACGCGCACATGCCGCGCACCAAGCTGCGGCCAATCCCGAGTGGACGGATGGCGCCACGTGCCGTGCTCGCGTTCGGAATCCTGCTCGCGACGACGGCCACCTTCCTGCTGGCTCGATACGCAAACTTGATTACCGCCGCACTGGCGTTGCTCGGCTTCTACGGCTACGTGTTCCTCTACACCCACTGGCTCAAGCGGAGAACGCCACAGAACATCGTGATCGGTGGTGCGGCTGGAGCCATCCCGCCGCTGGTAGGATACGCCGCGGTGACCGGTACGCTGGATCTCACCGCGTGGACGTTGTTCCTGATCGTGTTCTACTGGACGCCACCACACTTCTGGGCGCTGGCGTTGCTCAAGAAGCGCGATTACGGCGCGGCTGGAGTTCCCATGGCGCCGCTGATCTGGGGGGAGAAGCACACCAAGGATCAGATGCTGTGGTATCTCGGCATCATGGTCGCGTTGTCGGTGCTTCCCTTCTGCACCGGCGCATTCGGGTTGTTCTATCTCGTGTCGGCACTGGTGGTCGCTGCGCCGCTCGCGTACGGAATCATCAAGATCCGCTGGGGCAAGGGACGGGATGATTCAACAGCCACGGAGCGGTTCGTGTTCATGTATTCGCTTCTGTATCTCGCGCTGCTGTACGTAGCGATGGTTGTGGACCTGCACGTATTCAGATAG
- a CDS encoding carboxypeptidase regulatory-like domain-containing protein, giving the protein MLKGRLITALGLATMCLLTSTRSANAQNVTSGSISGTVTDQSGAPIPSAQITVTNTQTGVSINATARDGGRYSVQGLEVGGPYTVSVRRIGFTPITRTGVIVSLSQSTRVDFQLTSQAAVLTAVKVEGSLGTVISPTKTGTGTIISGAQLSSLPTLSHNFTDFVGIVPQVSNTTGYSSGGGVNIRQNAIQIDGAAAGDLFGLGATGQPGSQANAKAIPLDAVKEYQVLLAPYDVRQGNFGGVLINAVTKSGTNEFHGSVYGYNRSQNMTRQQFYLPDYSEKNYGFAVGGPIVKNHAFFYFNSEWRKTSQPAAGPYIGSPDAPVNQATIDNFNSLLSTGYGFANGGSGGQVTKQNPATNVFGRIDIYLPFATRLVLRHNYSFANNTSFGRGAATSTAPNFGLTSNAYQFTSKTNSSVAEFLSNFSNGIFNELLLNYTKTADFRTVPALFPQVTVRNVPRTDGGTGTVSLVAGTEASSQGNVLNQRTFELTENFTVPVGAHRFTIGTKDQFYRPYNLFGQNSRGSWTFNSLTDFQNGKASAYAVSAPSPSDPAAGIATFEANMYAYYLQDVWQTTDNLALTMGVRWDQPHFDQTPPSNPSVLTSYGRNTSTVPSKGQFSPRFAFNWNMTGDQRNQLRGGIGYFTGPPPFVYLSNAFGNSGLSGYPALNCNGTTSATTSFVPPAFNSANIASPPTACVASGTKPGGTLAFGSSINTIDPNFKFPQYQKISAAYDHRFANGMISTIEGLYTKSINDAFYTNLALVGPQGTDSHGRVLYGTPTATGWTPVTSGGRTQVLDLGNSSGNYTYSITGTLQKTFSAVFDGSLSYTYSQARDVASITSSTAGSNYRYARDVTGNLNDFSLTRSKNDMPHRITAVGTYHAKTLTDITVVYQGNSGAPYDYVYGAGGGSGSGDLNGDGNSQNDLVYVPKDVRDPNEILFTGYNDATKAGSVAAQQAALDKFINSVPCLRENRGKMLSRNLCRNPWSNEFDVSITQSLQAFHTQNVQLRLDILNFGNLINSKWGRQFFSDQGATCGSICSATVLLTQTGNKIGTAVNGVNPTQGVYTFDSTLRPYSAQNASSNYRMQLSLRYNF; this is encoded by the coding sequence ATGCTCAAGGGTCGTTTGATTACGGCACTGGGACTGGCGACGATGTGCTTGCTGACAAGCACACGAAGCGCCAATGCACAGAACGTTACATCAGGTTCTATCAGCGGTACGGTGACCGATCAGTCCGGTGCACCGATCCCGTCTGCACAGATTACAGTCACAAATACCCAAACAGGCGTTTCGATCAACGCCACTGCACGTGATGGCGGACGGTATTCCGTCCAGGGACTGGAAGTAGGCGGCCCGTACACTGTCTCCGTTCGGCGTATCGGCTTTACGCCGATCACGCGGACCGGTGTCATCGTCTCGCTCAGCCAGTCGACCCGTGTTGACTTTCAGCTGACGAGTCAGGCTGCGGTGCTTACGGCCGTCAAGGTCGAAGGGTCATTGGGGACTGTCATCTCCCCGACCAAGACAGGAACCGGCACTATCATCTCTGGTGCTCAGCTTTCCAGTCTCCCCACGCTGTCGCACAATTTCACGGACTTCGTCGGGATTGTGCCACAGGTCTCCAACACAACCGGCTACTCATCGGGTGGCGGCGTCAACATTCGCCAGAATGCGATCCAGATCGACGGAGCTGCGGCCGGCGATCTGTTCGGTCTCGGAGCTACGGGACAGCCCGGAAGCCAGGCCAATGCCAAGGCGATACCGCTCGATGCTGTGAAGGAATATCAGGTTCTGCTCGCCCCCTACGACGTCCGTCAGGGAAATTTCGGTGGTGTCCTCATCAACGCAGTCACGAAGAGCGGCACGAACGAATTTCACGGATCGGTCTACGGTTACAACCGCAGTCAGAACATGACGCGGCAGCAGTTCTATTTGCCTGATTACAGCGAGAAGAACTACGGATTCGCCGTGGGCGGTCCAATCGTGAAAAATCACGCCTTCTTTTACTTCAACTCCGAGTGGCGCAAGACAAGCCAGCCCGCAGCGGGTCCCTACATCGGCTCTCCGGATGCGCCGGTCAACCAGGCGACGATCGATAACTTCAACAGCCTCCTGTCCACCGGCTACGGCTTCGCCAATGGCGGCTCGGGTGGCCAGGTTACCAAGCAGAATCCTGCGACCAACGTATTTGGCCGCATCGACATTTATCTCCCGTTCGCAACCCGCTTGGTACTGCGCCATAACTACTCGTTTGCGAACAACACGAGTTTCGGCCGTGGCGCCGCTACTTCCACGGCGCCTAATTTCGGCCTCACCTCGAATGCATATCAGTTCACGAGCAAGACAAACAGCTCGGTAGCTGAGTTTCTAAGCAACTTCTCGAACGGCATCTTCAACGAGCTGCTTCTGAACTACACCAAGACGGCTGACTTCCGGACCGTTCCAGCGCTCTTCCCGCAGGTGACGGTCAGGAACGTCCCTCGCACCGACGGTGGCACGGGCACAGTGTCGCTCGTGGCGGGGACGGAGGCATCGTCTCAGGGCAACGTCCTCAATCAGCGCACGTTCGAGCTGACTGAAAACTTCACGGTGCCTGTGGGCGCACATCGCTTCACCATCGGAACCAAGGATCAGTTCTATCGGCCCTACAACTTGTTCGGCCAGAACTCGAGGGGCTCGTGGACGTTCAACAGCCTCACCGATTTCCAGAATGGAAAAGCTTCGGCCTACGCCGTGAGCGCGCCGTCGCCGTCCGATCCTGCTGCCGGCATCGCGACGTTCGAGGCGAACATGTACGCCTACTATCTGCAGGACGTCTGGCAGACGACTGACAACCTCGCGCTCACGATGGGCGTGCGGTGGGATCAGCCGCACTTCGACCAGACGCCTCCGTCAAACCCGAGCGTGCTCACCAGCTACGGACGTAACACCAGCACCGTGCCGTCCAAGGGCCAGTTCTCGCCGCGTTTCGCGTTCAACTGGAACATGACGGGAGACCAGCGTAATCAGTTGCGCGGCGGCATTGGATACTTCACCGGACCGCCTCCGTTCGTCTATCTGTCGAACGCATTCGGCAACTCCGGGCTCAGTGGTTATCCAGCGCTCAACTGCAACGGCACGACGTCGGCCACTACGTCGTTCGTTCCACCTGCATTCAACAGCGCCAACATTGCAAGCCCGCCGACGGCATGTGTCGCCTCGGGAACCAAGCCTGGCGGAACGCTCGCGTTTGGCTCCAGCATCAACACGATCGATCCGAACTTCAAGTTCCCGCAATACCAGAAGATTTCGGCGGCGTACGATCACCGTTTCGCGAACGGTATGATCAGCACGATCGAAGGCCTGTACACCAAGTCGATCAACGACGCCTTCTACACGAATCTCGCACTGGTCGGGCCACAGGGTACGGACTCGCATGGACGCGTGCTCTACGGAACGCCGACCGCGACCGGCTGGACCCCGGTGACATCCGGTGGGCGTACTCAGGTCCTCGACCTTGGGAACTCGTCGGGCAACTACACCTACAGCATAACTGGTACTCTCCAGAAGACATTCTCCGCCGTGTTTGATGGATCACTTTCATACACGTACAGCCAGGCGCGCGATGTCGCATCGATCACCAGTAGCACGGCGGGCTCCAACTACCGCTACGCTCGCGATGTGACTGGCAATCTCAACGACTTCAGCCTCACGCGCAGCAAGAACGACATGCCGCACCGTATCACTGCCGTCGGCACCTATCACGCCAAGACGCTTACCGACATTACCGTGGTTTACCAGGGTAACTCGGGCGCGCCGTACGACTATGTGTACGGTGCAGGTGGCGGAAGCGGTTCCGGCGACCTCAACGGTGACGGAAACTCGCAGAACGACCTCGTTTACGTTCCCAAGGACGTTCGTGATCCCAACGAGATCCTTTTCACAGGGTACAACGACGCGACAAAGGCTGGTTCCGTTGCGGCGCAGCAGGCCGCTCTGGACAAGTTCATCAACAGCGTCCCGTGCCTTCGTGAGAATCGCGGCAAGATGCTGTCCCGCAATCTCTGTCGCAACCCATGGTCCAATGAGTTCGACGTCAGCATCACGCAGTCGCTCCAGGCGTTCCACACCCAGAACGTTCAGCTCCGGTTGGACATACTCAACTTCGGAAACCTGATCAACTCGAAGTGGGGACGTCAGTTCTTCTCGGATCAGGGCGCAACCTGCGGCAGCATCTGCAGCGCAACGGTCCTTCTTACCCAGACCGGCAACAAGATCGGAACGGCGGTCAATGGGGTCAACCCGACCCAGGGCGTGTACACGTTCGACTCGACTCTGCGGCCGTACAGTGCGCAGAACGCGTCATCGAACTACCGTATGCAGCTGTCGCTCCGCTACAACTTCTAA
- a CDS encoding COX15/CtaA family protein: MSESERRLSTGHARGPAPAHGGLPGSEIGDGVEHRRGRHGGLPGSEIGDGAEHRRGRHGGLPLLRRLAYLATGLAFAQIVFGAIVRITGSGMGCGDHWPTCQGYLFPPLERPDLIVEVTHRYIAATVTIAIIALLITAFMRRAQRGVGGRGGVFRPAMLATGLVLTAAVFGGITVKLSLNPYVIVTHLAIAMTLLAVLSIAVLRAGGWGFDRTEVASPRTYRAARAGVILAFIVLVMGALTANVLGANASCQGFPWCTGIAVTGTPLYIQVTHRVLAFLLFFHMIGVAVLAWRRHEPRQVRVAAWAALGAIVLQIVVAAGMVEMHLPPVWRSLHQAMGTLVWLSIFTLAALAKYSLAGRSGEEATLRAAEAAA; this comes from the coding sequence GTGAGCGAGTCGGAGCGTCGGCTGAGTACGGGGCACGCGCGGGGGCCTGCCCCAGCGCACGGTGGCCTGCCCGGATCCGAGATCGGCGATGGGGTAGAGCATCGTCGGGGCAGGCACGGGGGCCTGCCCGGATCCGAGATCGGCGATGGAGCAGAGCATCGTCGGGGCAGGCACGGGGGCCTGCCCTTACTGCGCAGGCTGGCGTATCTGGCCACGGGGTTGGCGTTTGCCCAGATCGTCTTTGGCGCCATCGTGCGCATTACGGGATCCGGGATGGGATGCGGCGATCACTGGCCCACATGCCAGGGATATCTGTTTCCACCGCTCGAGCGCCCGGATCTGATCGTCGAGGTGACTCATCGCTACATCGCGGCGACGGTCACGATCGCGATCATTGCACTTCTCATCACCGCGTTCATGCGCCGCGCGCAACGCGGCGTCGGCGGCAGGGGCGGGGTGTTCCGGCCGGCGATGCTTGCGACAGGGCTTGTCCTCACCGCCGCGGTATTCGGCGGAATAACAGTCAAGCTGTCGCTCAATCCTTATGTAATCGTCACGCATCTCGCGATCGCGATGACACTGCTGGCGGTACTCTCGATCGCGGTGCTTCGCGCGGGCGGCTGGGGATTCGACAGGACAGAAGTCGCGTCACCGCGAACGTATCGCGCGGCACGAGCGGGAGTGATCCTCGCCTTCATCGTTCTGGTAATGGGAGCGCTCACCGCGAACGTGCTCGGCGCCAACGCTTCGTGCCAGGGGTTCCCGTGGTGCACGGGAATCGCCGTGACGGGAACACCGTTGTACATCCAGGTAACGCATCGAGTGCTCGCGTTCCTGTTGTTCTTCCACATGATCGGAGTGGCGGTCCTGGCATGGCGCCGGCATGAGCCGCGTCAGGTGCGCGTTGCGGCATGGGCGGCGCTCGGCGCGATAGTACTGCAGATAGTTGTCGCCGCAGGAATGGTGGAGATGCACCTCCCGCCGGTGTGGCGCTCGCTGCATCAGGCGATGGGAACGCTGGTGTGGCTGTCGATCTTCACGCTCGCAGCGCTGGCGAAGTATTCGCTCGCCGGACGCAGCGGCGAGGAAGCGACACTACGTGCCGCGGAGGCCGCAGCGTGA
- a CDS encoding amino acid permease: MPSALPRRIGLWSAVAVLVGSTVGSGIFRSPAGIADRLPGSLPMLSLWVFGGLIALCGALTLAEIASAYPETGGVYVYIREGWGRIPAFLFGWAELVIIRAAALGAISTTFAEYMLRSTGHDPLTAPYSQWVHYVAAISIGVMGILNYVGVKWGTLVQNTLTILKCAGLLGIEIVALAALPHTGGHFTPVAPTGSFGFVPFALALTSVLWVYDGWADVSFVGGEVKDPERNLPKVLIYGTLAVIVLYLLANIAYLSVLSIDEMRHSKLVAADVAQRLMGEPGVAAVGIVVMLSALGTLASSMLTGPRILFAMATDGLLFRRLGRVQPRFQTPGAAILLATALGIIFVMLRTFEQLADTFVTAIIPFYALGVAAIFPLRKRKAGYKPAVRARWFPVAPVVFVLAILYLLGSALADPVARIPTLAIFGVIFSGLIFYPFINRTAVQ, from the coding sequence ATGCCTTCCGCCCTGCCGCGCCGAATCGGCCTCTGGAGCGCCGTCGCAGTTCTCGTCGGATCCACCGTCGGATCCGGAATTTTTCGCTCACCCGCGGGCATCGCTGATCGGCTGCCCGGGTCGCTCCCCATGCTGTCGCTCTGGGTCTTTGGCGGCCTCATTGCCCTGTGTGGCGCGCTCACGCTGGCCGAGATCGCGAGCGCCTATCCGGAGACCGGCGGCGTCTACGTCTATATCAGGGAAGGGTGGGGACGCATCCCCGCATTCCTCTTTGGATGGGCCGAGCTCGTGATCATCCGCGCCGCCGCCCTTGGCGCCATCTCGACCACATTCGCGGAATACATGCTCCGCTCGACCGGCCACGATCCGCTCACTGCGCCGTACAGTCAGTGGGTGCACTACGTCGCCGCGATATCGATCGGAGTAATGGGCATTCTCAACTACGTCGGCGTGAAATGGGGCACACTCGTCCAGAACACGCTCACGATTCTCAAGTGCGCCGGTCTGCTGGGCATCGAGATAGTCGCGCTTGCCGCATTGCCGCATACGGGCGGCCACTTCACCCCCGTCGCGCCAACGGGGAGCTTCGGCTTCGTGCCGTTCGCGCTCGCTCTCACGTCGGTGCTCTGGGTGTACGACGGATGGGCCGATGTCAGCTTCGTAGGCGGCGAGGTCAAGGACCCGGAACGCAATCTTCCCAAGGTTCTGATCTACGGCACGCTCGCCGTCATCGTCCTGTACCTGCTCGCCAACATAGCGTACCTGTCGGTCCTCTCGATCGACGAGATGCGTCACTCCAAGCTGGTCGCGGCCGACGTCGCCCAGCGGCTGATGGGCGAGCCCGGTGTCGCCGCCGTCGGCATCGTCGTAATGCTGTCCGCGCTGGGCACACTAGCCAGCTCGATGCTCACCGGGCCGCGCATCCTCTTCGCGATGGCCACCGACGGTCTTCTATTCCGTCGTCTTGGCAGGGTTCAGCCCCGCTTCCAGACGCCTGGCGCGGCGATACTGCTGGCCACGGCACTCGGTATCATATTTGTGATGCTGAGAACGTTCGAGCAATTGGCGGACACATTTGTGACCGCGATTATTCCGTTCTACGCACTTGGAGTTGCGGCGATCTTTCCACTCCGGAAGAGGAAGGCCGGCTACAAGCCCGCAGTTCGCGCCCGCTGGTTCCCCGTAGCGCCCGTCGTGTTCGTCCTTGCGATCCTCTACCTGCTGGGCAGCGCACTCGCCGATCCGGTAGCGAGAATACCAACCCTTGCGATTTTCGGGGTAATCTTCTCTGGACTGATCTTCTACCCGTTTATCAACCGAACAGCTGTCCAGTAA